TTTTTACAGGCAGCTCTCACATTGGCAGTGGCACTTCTGAAAAAGAGTATACTAACACATACCAAAGATCACCAGCTATGGTAAGAGTTACTATTAATGCTAAGTTGTTATCTCTCCTATATCTCTCCTTTCAAATTTGATTTTTCTGTTTTACATTTAAACCCTTGTTTGATATTTATATTGTCATTAACATCAAACAGCTCATCTTGAATGTGATTGGCAAGGATGTTGAAACTATTTAATTATTTGTTTGCGTAGCCAAGACTTCTGACTGATGTCTTATAACAACTGCTTTATGTCTTATAACAACTACTTTTTCTTCTTTCTATTATAAATTGTAATTCAGATAATTTCTACCAAATTGTTGtaaatttattttccttttttaaaCTTGAAGTGTAAGATTAAAGTCTACTTATTTCTTTCTGTCTCACGAAATCTGTGAGTGTTTAATCACTCTTGTATCTTTAAATAGCTGAATTTCTTCAATATCATATCTTGAAAGCTTGATGGCACTGCTTTTCATTTCAGGAAAGCCACACAAACAAGACCGTACAAGATAAACAAAGATTGTCTACAGAATCGTCAAGACCATCATTCTCATCTTCTTCCCGTTcatcttctttttcttctcttgATTGTAATAAAACAAGTCAACAAGAGCCCTTAGCTTTTGATCGATTAAGTTTGCCTGAAACTCCTTCAAGAGAACCAGCTGCAGGCCAACCAAATGCATCACCACAATTTGGTCGGCAATCTCTTGACATTCGAGATGTGGTTAAGGACTCTATGAATAGAGAAGCTCAGAGGTTCTCGATGAAAGAAGAGGTGATAGAACCAATGTCGAAGCCAGGGGACTCCCCAAGGCCAGCTGATCTTAAGGAATCTCTCAGAGTTCTTGCGAAACTTCGGGAAGCACCTTGGTACTCAAGCGAACATAGGGAACTTACGAGATCATTATCATATCATTCAAAGGATACTTCTTCATTGTCAGTCTCAAAAGATGCTCCGCGGTTCTCATATGATGGGAGGGAAACAAATCATGTACCCTTTGAATCGCGAGACATTTCCAATTCCAAATCCACTCTAAAGCTTAAAGAGCTACCAAGACTTTCCTTGGACAGTAGAGTTAGTCCAGTACGAAGCTTGAACTCAGAACCAAAATCTATCTTCTCCTCAAAATCTATGCAGAAGGATAGTGGTAATAACAATGCAAAGTCACCAACTCTGCTGCAAACATCCGGATCTCAGGCTCGTCCTCCTAGTGTTGTGGCAAAGCTAATGGGTCTTGAAACACTATCTGATGGCATGTCATCAACTGATAGCAAGACGGTTGAAGAACCTGTTTCATTTCCAAGGTCCTCAGAAGTATCTGATCCGTGCAAACCTATCCGAACTTCAAATTCCTCTAAGAACCTCTGGAAAGAACCTACTTCTCCTCGGTGGAGAAACCCTGATATGGCTATGAAACCTATCTCCAGGGTTTCCATTGAACCAGCACCGTGGAAGCAGCCTGATAGGACTCGAGTGTATGAGAAACCTATATCCAGGACAACAAAAGCTCCAGTAAAGCCTGCCCACCCCTTTCCTTCTGTTTACAGTGAGATAGAAAAGAGATGGAAGGATCTAGAATTCACCCATTCAGGCAAGGATCTAAGAGCTCTTAAACAGATATTGGAAGCAATGCAGGCAAAGGGCTTCCTAGAGACAGAAAAAGAGGAGCAGGGTTCAAATTTTACTGGTCAGAAAGAGAAGTTTGGAAGTCCTGCACAGAGTGCAAAACTGGCAAACCAGAAAATGAGGCAGAGTGATCAAGTAACAAAGAGGGGGCTAAATTCTTCAAAGAATTTTGAATCCCCAATAGTGATTATGAAGCCAGCAAAATTAGTGGAAAAATCTAATATTCCTTCTTCTTCGATGATTCCACTTGATGGCTTACCCACTTTCCCCAAACTTCATGGTGGTGACTCTGTCGGTAGAAAGGGTAATGCTACGAGCAGAGCTGCTAAAGAACATCAGCCTAGAACTAGTTATGGAAGCAGTCCAGTGAATCCCAATGAAGCAAGAAGAACTTCAAAACCTCCGCAAATATCAACAAGGTCCCAACAACAGCTTCCTAGAGAGAGCACCTCAGGCTCAATAAAGAGCTCAGGATCCATCAGCCCAAGATTGCAACAGAATAAACTGGAGCTAGAGAAAAGATCTCGGCCACCCACACCTCCATCTGATTCCAACAGATCGAGGAGGCAGTCAAACAAGCAACATACAGAGGCAAGTTCCCCAGGTGGAAGACGAAGGCCAAGAATTTCAAACATCCAGCATCATGATAACCCCGTGAGTCAAATTTCTGGTCAATCCAATGGGAATGTGGTAGCAGAATCAAAAGTAGATTCTGAAGTCACTAGTTTCGAGCGCTCTCTTGAGGTGACAAGCAGTCAAAGTTCATCTATTGATACATCCAATTACCTGAGATGTGACTTGGTAGAGAAGGTAAGAAACTTCCATTTATTTGTGCCTTATATAGAGTACTTGAAGCATAGTAACATGCTTAATGCTGTGACTTCCATTTCAGAAATCAACTCTGCTGCTGTCTGAGGATGAACCTGCCCCAGAGTATCCAAGTCCGGTGTCGGTTCTTGATAATGCTGTATATACAGATGAATCACCCTCTCCTGTGAAGCATACTCCAAAAGTCATGAAAGGTGCTGCTTTTCCCTAGTACTTTTGTGAAAATATTAAAAGCACGTCCACATAAGGAAATACGAGTCGAAATTAAAAATGGAACTAGCACCTTATGTGGATGGCATGTTGGGGATATATTTGTAGATTTAGTGAGCTGAAAAATAAACGACTGATGCAGATTCTTTACTAGGCAACCATGTGCTGGAATGTTCACTCGATAGTGATCCATCCATTGCTCTACAATTAAGTGAATGCCAGCAGGATTTTAAATAATATAACAGGAAAATAATCACTTTGAGAGAACAAAGTGAAACATGAATAGTTACATGTTACACTTACATCTATGTGTATATCTATATGTTCTTTATGTGCATTAAATTTGTCAGTTCTGGCTTTTATGCTTTCATGTTCTGGTCACTTATGTCAGCTAGAATAACGGGAAATGGTAGTAAACTTTAAATAATGCTTTTCCAGTTATTTCTCCAGTTGCACATCATAATTTTGGCACTGACCTATGTACTGAAAAGAGCTTGCTTGCTCAAGATCATGGCATCCACATTggatctccattttttttttccccaaAACTAAACAGATTAAAGCTCTAATTCTAGTAAGAAAATAAAGATCAATTGCAAATATTCTAAAGCTGCTCAAATGAATATTATAGTCAACATTCAGCAAGAAATATCAGATATGAGTCTCCATTATGCTGTCAGAGTCCCTTGTCCTTCTAGAGATTAAAACAGTCCTGACTATTCAGGATATATGCACTGCTTAAGAAGTTGGATACTATTTGTTTGTCTCATTTCTGTTATTTTGTGACAgatgaaagctgcaaaattgctgATAAATTTTCCAGTCCGCCACAGTGTGATGCCACCAATTCTGGTCTCTCATCAGAAATTAATAGAAAGAAGTTCCAAAACATTGAGAATTTAGTTGAGAAGCTGAGGAGATTGAACTCCAACCATGATGAGGCTCGCACGGATTATATTGCGTCTCTCTGTGAGAACACAAACCCTGACCATAGATACATTTCAGAGATCTTATTGGCTTCCGGACTCCTTCTCA
The nucleotide sequence above comes from Lycium barbarum isolate Lr01 chromosome 3, ASM1917538v2, whole genome shotgun sequence. Encoded proteins:
- the LOC132632850 gene encoding protein LONGIFOLIA 2; translation: MAAKLLHSLSEDNQDLQKQIGCMTGILQLFDRQSMLNSRRLIGNSPKRLTSGSSHIGSGTSEKEYTNTYQRSPAMESHTNKTVQDKQRLSTESSRPSFSSSSRSSSFSSLDCNKTSQQEPLAFDRLSLPETPSREPAAGQPNASPQFGRQSLDIRDVVKDSMNREAQRFSMKEEVIEPMSKPGDSPRPADLKESLRVLAKLREAPWYSSEHRELTRSLSYHSKDTSSLSVSKDAPRFSYDGRETNHVPFESRDISNSKSTLKLKELPRLSLDSRVSPVRSLNSEPKSIFSSKSMQKDSGNNNAKSPTLLQTSGSQARPPSVVAKLMGLETLSDGMSSTDSKTVEEPVSFPRSSEVSDPCKPIRTSNSSKNLWKEPTSPRWRNPDMAMKPISRVSIEPAPWKQPDRTRVYEKPISRTTKAPVKPAHPFPSVYSEIEKRWKDLEFTHSGKDLRALKQILEAMQAKGFLETEKEEQGSNFTGQKEKFGSPAQSAKLANQKMRQSDQVTKRGLNSSKNFESPIVIMKPAKLVEKSNIPSSSMIPLDGLPTFPKLHGGDSVGRKGNATSRAAKEHQPRTSYGSSPVNPNEARRTSKPPQISTRSQQQLPRESTSGSIKSSGSISPRLQQNKLELEKRSRPPTPPSDSNRSRRQSNKQHTEASSPGGRRRPRISNIQHHDNPVSQISGQSNGNVVAESKVDSEVTSFERSLEVTSSQSSSIDTSNYLRCDLVEKKSTLLLSEDEPAPEYPSPVSVLDNAVYTDESPSPVKHTPKVMKDESCKIADKFSSPPQCDATNSGLSSEINRKKFQNIENLVEKLRRLNSNHDEARTDYIASLCENTNPDHRYISEILLASGLLLRDLGSSLTSFQFHPSGHPINPELFLVLEQTKASTLLKEEFCNDKMRQSKPKEKIRRKLIFDVVNESLAGKLVLVGPSYEPWLSSQKLAKSNLNAQRLLRDLCSEIEQLQAKPLKCSWEDEEDEWKNILLDDVMHRSESWTVFTGEISSVVLDVERMVFKDLVDEIVRGDGSGLRVKPTRRRQLFAK